One window from the genome of Bradyrhizobium xenonodulans encodes:
- a CDS encoding OsmC family protein, which yields MDAAQLRQMQAPIKERYKTDPKTAMITLKAKGSTDSEGIACKVETGRAIALAGLHPATGGSGLELCSGDMLLEALVACAGVTLKSVATAIEVPLKTGNVYAEGDLDFRGTLGVDKETPVGFAEIRLRFEVDTDAPQDKLDLLLKLTERYCVVYQTIKNGPKVSVSMQRM from the coding sequence ATGGACGCTGCCCAACTGCGCCAGATGCAGGCTCCGATCAAGGAGCGCTACAAGACCGATCCCAAGACCGCGATGATCACGCTGAAGGCCAAGGGCTCGACCGACAGCGAAGGCATCGCCTGCAAGGTCGAGACCGGCCGTGCCATCGCGCTTGCCGGTCTGCATCCGGCCACCGGCGGCTCCGGCCTCGAGCTCTGCTCCGGCGACATGCTGCTGGAAGCGCTGGTCGCCTGCGCTGGCGTCACACTGAAATCGGTCGCGACCGCGATCGAAGTGCCGTTGAAGACCGGCAACGTCTATGCCGAGGGCGATCTCGATTTTCGCGGCACGCTCGGCGTCGACAAGGAGACCCCGGTCGGCTTCGCCGAGATCCGGCTGCGCTTCGAGGTCGACACCGATGCGCCGCAGGACAAGCTCGATCTGTTGCTGAAACTCACCGAGCGCTATTGCGTGGTCTATCAAACCATCAAGAACGGCCCGAAGGTTTCGGTGTCGATGCAGCGGATGTGA